One region of Deinococcus fonticola genomic DNA includes:
- a CDS encoding esterase/lipase family protein, with translation MTRRVKIGLAALLGLLVLSGCGREEGPPNWLKEQELPQPQAAGNDPVIFVHGWHADATTWDAMLQHFRQAGFPDAQLFNWAYDVSQSNARTAEQLRELVDRVLRQTGAQRVDLVTHSMGGLSSRYYLKFLGGTAKVDAWVSIAGPNHGTFMSNYCASVACGEMRLNSAFLSNLNAGDETPGNVRYGTWRSPCDEAINPDSSVPLTGAMNVQTSCLSHSGLHDDGRVFAQVLAFITK, from the coding sequence ATGACGCGTCGAGTCAAAATAGGTCTGGCGGCACTGCTGGGGCTGCTCGTCCTTTCGGGGTGCGGGCGTGAAGAAGGGCCGCCTAACTGGCTCAAGGAGCAGGAATTACCGCAGCCACAAGCGGCGGGCAACGACCCCGTGATTTTCGTTCACGGCTGGCATGCAGACGCCACGACCTGGGACGCCATGCTTCAGCATTTTCGTCAGGCAGGATTTCCGGACGCGCAGCTTTTCAACTGGGCGTATGACGTTTCGCAGTCGAATGCCCGGACAGCCGAGCAACTCCGTGAACTGGTCGACCGGGTGCTGCGCCAGACCGGGGCGCAGCGGGTCGACCTCGTGACGCACTCCATGGGCGGCCTCTCCAGCCGGTACTACCTGAAATTCCTGGGCGGGACGGCGAAGGTGGACGCCTGGGTGTCCATAGCCGGGCCGAACCACGGGACATTCATGTCGAATTACTGCGCGTCGGTGGCCTGCGGGGAGATGCGCCTGAATTCCGCGTTCCTGTCAAACCTGAACGCCGGTGATGAGACGCCGGGCAACGTACGTTACGGCACCTGGCGTTCACCGTGTGACGAGGCGATCAACCCGGACAGCAGTGTCCCGCTGACCGGCGCGATGAACGTGCAGACGTCCTGCCTGTCACACAGCGGCCTCCACGACGACGGTCGCGTGTTCGCGCAG